Proteins found in one Scomber scombrus chromosome 15, fScoSco1.1, whole genome shotgun sequence genomic segment:
- the dab2 gene encoding disabled homolog 2 isoform X1 has product MSAEVENSVAVPADPSIPSPSAVSTPNTPPTSPITSKVPFKKEKKKVLEKTDEYLLGRFQGDGVRYKAKLIGIDDVPEARGDKMCQDSMMKLKGMAVAARSQGKHKQRIWVNISMSGIKIIDEKSGVIEHEHVVNKISFIARDVTDNRAFGYVCGAEGQHQFFAIKTAQQAEPLVVDLKDLFQVIFNLRKKEAEASQKGENGSAVVENGGDALLTVDGGVKTSQPVEQLDLFGAMSTPPDIQAPNDSNDILLLDFSAEVDSNQNCIKGNSFVTSCAPDPGASPQTENPFSSTFGYFPTPDSDPFRDDPLSKSPVRLAPDNSQIPLSTTNHLISTAAYTNKTIINGGLNGDSEHLSQQINGLSSKTMILALSNGQWPLGGIISQGNTITMMDGNDSGAVLSTKNPFFDSPLKTAPVSNGLTPHPQPQVTHSKDSVVINPPPQSSKAGRGRRSAKSTASDLFGAELFAAPGPEGSSVPADLFNNTPASSVPSSIAALGNLQLGPPATTGIPAAGMWGAPAAAPSMYHMPGMTAPGLRPAYPQPSAFGGLPIPPTAWGQQMPPQFGAPPMSPPHLQWGPTSPTGPPAPGWGQPASTNPFQSGPFAAMGDQQGPSRPPPRPPAKDAPPKVENSAFTALDPLGDKEKKIGKDMFKDFQIAKPPAIPARKGEQGSNSAPVPSGNEAGAFDQYFSNKVGLVQDVADHDDFDITQMSATVNAPAPSLNPGLLDVAFSSAPITNNSAPAQGQGLNQDMFDNAFGTPNSDLFGAPPVAMQSAPVAQSSTAAFGDPFGNPFA; this is encoded by the exons ATGTCTGCAGAGGTGGAGAACAGCGTGGCTGTCCCTGCTGACCCCAGCATCCCATCCCCATCTGCAGTCTCGACCCCCAACACTCCTCCCACCTCCCCTATAACATCCAAGGTCCCATtcaagaaagagaagaagaaag tactAGAGAAAACAGATGAGTACCTGCTGGGCAGGTTTCAAGGGGACGGTGTGAGATACAAGGCCAAGCTTATTGGCATTGATGATGTTCCAGAGGCCAGAGGAGACAAGATGTGTCAGGACTCCATGATGAAACTTAAG GGTATGGCTGTAGCTGCTCGGTCTCAaggcaaacacaaacagaggatTTGGGTGAACATTTCCATGTCGGGAATCAAGATCATTGACGAGAAATCGGGA GTGATCGAACATGAGCACGTGGTGAATAAAATCTCCTTCATCGCCAGAGATGTAACAGATAACAGGGCGTTTGGATATGTGTGCGGAGCAGAAGGGCAGCATCAGTTCTTTGCCATAAAGACTGCACAACAG GCGGAGCCACTGGTCGTTGATCTGAAAGATCTCTTCCAGGTCATCTTCAACTtgaggaagaaagaagcagAGGCGTCCCAGAAG GGTGAAAATGGCAGCGCTGTAGTTGAG aatgGAGGCGATGCTTTGTTAACTGTGGACGGTGGAGTAAAAACATCTCAA CCAGTGGAGCAGCTTGACCTTTTTGGAGCAATGTCGACCCCTCCAGACATCCAGGCTCCGAAT GACTCTAATGATATTCTCTTGCTGGACTTTTCTGCTGAAGTTGACAGCAATCAAAATTGCATAAAGGGAAACTCCTTTGTAACTTCCTGTGCCCCTGACCCTGGGGCATCTCCCCAAACAGAGAATCCCTTTTCCTCAACATTTGGCTACTTTCCAACACCAGACAGTGACCCTTTCAGAGATGACCCCCTTTCTAAATCACCCGTTCGGTTAGCACCCGATAATTCACAGATTCCCCTTAGCACCACCAATCACCTAATCAGCACTGCTGCCTACACCAATAAGACAATTATTAATGGTGGTTTGAATGGAGACTCTGAACACCTCAGTCAGCAGATAAATGGGTTATCAAGTAAGACAATGATCCTGGCTCTTAGTAACGGCCAGTGGCCACTAGGAGGCATAATATCTCAGGGCAACACAATAACCATGATGGACGGGAATGATTCTGGAGCAGTTCTATCAACCAAAAACCCATTTTTTGATTCCCCTTTGAAAACTGCCCCTGTCTCTAATGGCCTAACTCCTCACCCACAACCCCAAGTGACTCATAGCAAGGATTCAGTTGTCATAAACCCACCTCCGCAGAGCTCTAAGGCTGGACGAGGTCGAAGGAGCGCAAAG TCTACAGCAAGTGACCTGTTTGGAGCAGAGCTGTTTGCTGCTCCTGGTCCTGAGGGGTCATCTGTTCCAGCTGACCTTTTCAACAATACACCTGCCAGCTCTGTTCCCTCCTCCATAGCTGCTCTGG GCAATCTTCAGTTAGGTCCTCCAGCCACCACCGGTATCCCTGCAGCAGGCATGTGGGGAGCCCCCGCTGCTGCACCATCAATGTACCACATGCCAGGAATGACAGCTCCAGGTCTTAGGCCCGCCTACCCGCAGCCATCTGCCTTTGGAGGTCTACCCATACCACCCACAGCCTGGGGCCAGCAAATGCCACCTCAGTTTGGTGCCCCACCTATGTCCCCACCCCACCTCCAGTGGGGCCCGACTTCGCCAACCGGGCCACCTGCTCCAGGTTGGGGTCAGCCCGCCTCAACCAATCCTTTCCAGTCTGGCCCGTTTGCTGCAATGGGTGACCAGCAAGGTCCGTCACGCCCTCCTCCTCGGCCACCTGCAAAGGATGCCCCTCCAAAGGTAGAGAACAGTGCCTTCACAGCTTTGGATCCCCTTGGAGATAAAGAGAAGAAGATTGGAAAGGACATGTTCAAGGACTTCCAGATTGCCAAACCACCTGCCATCCCAGCGAGGAAAGGGGAGCAAGGTTCCAACTCTGCTCCGGTTCCCAGCGGCAACGAAGCGGGGGCATTTGATCAGTACTTCTCCAATAAAGTAGGCCTGGTTCAGGATGTTGCCGATCATGATGACTTTGATATCACTCAAATGTCAGCAACTGTTAACG CTCCTGCCCCAAGTTTGAACCCTGGCCTTCTCGATGTCGCCTTCTCTTCTGCTCCCATCACAAACAATTCAGCACCAGCCCAAGGACAAGGCCTCAATCAAGACATGTTCGATAACGCATTTGGGACCCCGAATTCTGATCTGTTTGGAGCGCCGCCTGTAGCTATG CAGAGTGCTCCCGTTGCTCAGAGCTCAACAGCTGCTTTTGGCGATCCTTTTGGAAATCCCTTTGCTTGA
- the dab2 gene encoding disabled homolog 2 isoform X2 — protein MSAEVENSVAVPADPSIPSPSAVSTPNTPPTSPITSKVPFKKEKKKVLEKTDEYLLGRFQGDGVRYKAKLIGIDDVPEARGDKMCQDSMMKLKGMAVAARSQGKHKQRIWVNISMSGIKIIDEKSGVIEHEHVVNKISFIARDVTDNRAFGYVCGAEGQHQFFAIKTAQQAEPLVVDLKDLFQVIFNLRKKEAEASQKGENGSAVVENGGDALLTVDGGVKTSQPVEQLDLFGAMSTPPDIQAPNSTASDLFGAELFAAPGPEGSSVPADLFNNTPASSVPSSIAALGNLQLGPPATTGIPAAGMWGAPAAAPSMYHMPGMTAPGLRPAYPQPSAFGGLPIPPTAWGQQMPPQFGAPPMSPPHLQWGPTSPTGPPAPGWGQPASTNPFQSGPFAAMGDQQGPSRPPPRPPAKDAPPKVENSAFTALDPLGDKEKKIGKDMFKDFQIAKPPAIPARKGEQGSNSAPVPSGNEAGAFDQYFSNKVGLVQDVADHDDFDITQMSATVNAPAPSLNPGLLDVAFSSAPITNNSAPAQGQGLNQDMFDNAFGTPNSDLFGAPPVAMQSAPVAQSSTAAFGDPFGNPFA, from the exons ATGTCTGCAGAGGTGGAGAACAGCGTGGCTGTCCCTGCTGACCCCAGCATCCCATCCCCATCTGCAGTCTCGACCCCCAACACTCCTCCCACCTCCCCTATAACATCCAAGGTCCCATtcaagaaagagaagaagaaag tactAGAGAAAACAGATGAGTACCTGCTGGGCAGGTTTCAAGGGGACGGTGTGAGATACAAGGCCAAGCTTATTGGCATTGATGATGTTCCAGAGGCCAGAGGAGACAAGATGTGTCAGGACTCCATGATGAAACTTAAG GGTATGGCTGTAGCTGCTCGGTCTCAaggcaaacacaaacagaggatTTGGGTGAACATTTCCATGTCGGGAATCAAGATCATTGACGAGAAATCGGGA GTGATCGAACATGAGCACGTGGTGAATAAAATCTCCTTCATCGCCAGAGATGTAACAGATAACAGGGCGTTTGGATATGTGTGCGGAGCAGAAGGGCAGCATCAGTTCTTTGCCATAAAGACTGCACAACAG GCGGAGCCACTGGTCGTTGATCTGAAAGATCTCTTCCAGGTCATCTTCAACTtgaggaagaaagaagcagAGGCGTCCCAGAAG GGTGAAAATGGCAGCGCTGTAGTTGAG aatgGAGGCGATGCTTTGTTAACTGTGGACGGTGGAGTAAAAACATCTCAA CCAGTGGAGCAGCTTGACCTTTTTGGAGCAATGTCGACCCCTCCAGACATCCAGGCTCCGAAT TCTACAGCAAGTGACCTGTTTGGAGCAGAGCTGTTTGCTGCTCCTGGTCCTGAGGGGTCATCTGTTCCAGCTGACCTTTTCAACAATACACCTGCCAGCTCTGTTCCCTCCTCCATAGCTGCTCTGG GCAATCTTCAGTTAGGTCCTCCAGCCACCACCGGTATCCCTGCAGCAGGCATGTGGGGAGCCCCCGCTGCTGCACCATCAATGTACCACATGCCAGGAATGACAGCTCCAGGTCTTAGGCCCGCCTACCCGCAGCCATCTGCCTTTGGAGGTCTACCCATACCACCCACAGCCTGGGGCCAGCAAATGCCACCTCAGTTTGGTGCCCCACCTATGTCCCCACCCCACCTCCAGTGGGGCCCGACTTCGCCAACCGGGCCACCTGCTCCAGGTTGGGGTCAGCCCGCCTCAACCAATCCTTTCCAGTCTGGCCCGTTTGCTGCAATGGGTGACCAGCAAGGTCCGTCACGCCCTCCTCCTCGGCCACCTGCAAAGGATGCCCCTCCAAAGGTAGAGAACAGTGCCTTCACAGCTTTGGATCCCCTTGGAGATAAAGAGAAGAAGATTGGAAAGGACATGTTCAAGGACTTCCAGATTGCCAAACCACCTGCCATCCCAGCGAGGAAAGGGGAGCAAGGTTCCAACTCTGCTCCGGTTCCCAGCGGCAACGAAGCGGGGGCATTTGATCAGTACTTCTCCAATAAAGTAGGCCTGGTTCAGGATGTTGCCGATCATGATGACTTTGATATCACTCAAATGTCAGCAACTGTTAACG CTCCTGCCCCAAGTTTGAACCCTGGCCTTCTCGATGTCGCCTTCTCTTCTGCTCCCATCACAAACAATTCAGCACCAGCCCAAGGACAAGGCCTCAATCAAGACATGTTCGATAACGCATTTGGGACCCCGAATTCTGATCTGTTTGGAGCGCCGCCTGTAGCTATG CAGAGTGCTCCCGTTGCTCAGAGCTCAACAGCTGCTTTTGGCGATCCTTTTGGAAATCCCTTTGCTTGA